The genomic region CGGGTCAGATTCGGCGGATCGCATCATCAGAAGCTGGTGGTGATCCGGCATCCGGCGGCTCCCGAGCGTGACGTCGCGTTTGCGGGCGGCATCGATCTGTGCCACTCCCGCCGGGACGACGAGCGCCATCTCGGAGACCCGCAGGCAGTGCGGATGTCACCGCGGTACGGGGATCACCCGCCATGGCATGACATCCAACTGCGGCTCAGAGGGCCGATCGTCGACGCCCTCGACGCCACGTTCCGCGAGCGCTGGAGTGACCCCGCTCCGTTGGACGTGCTGTCGCCCGTCGCCTGGGTGAGGGACAAGTTCAGCGGCGCGGACATGCACCCGGATCCGCTGCCCGACCGGCCGTCGGTGCCGCCGGTCTGCGGACCGCACGCGGTGCAGCCCTTGCGGACCTATCCTGACGCCCACTTCGCGTACTCCTTCGCACCGAACGGTGAGCGCAGCATCGCCCGTGGTTACACAAAGGCGGTCAAGCGCGCGAAACGGCTGATCTACCTGGAGGACCAGTATCTGTGGTCCAGACAGGTCGCCCACATGTTCGCGGAGGCGCTACGGGACAACCCGCAGCTGCACCTGGTGGCGGTGGTGCCACGCTTTCCGGACGTCGACGGGCGGTTCGCCTTGCCGCCCAACCAGATTGGTCGCCACAAGGCCGTCGAGGCGTGCCGTCGGGTCAGCGCCGACCGGGTACACGTCTTCGACGTCGAGAACCACGTCGGAACTCCGGTGTACGTGCACGCGAAGGCATGCGTCGTCGACGATGTGTGGGCCTGTGTCGGCAGTGACAACTTCAATCGGCGGTCGTGGAGCCATGACAGTGAGCTGTCCTGTGCCGTGCTCGACGACACCCGAGACGAGCGGTCGCCGAGGGATCCGTCGGGACGCGGTGACGGTGCGCGGGTGTTCGCGCGTGACCTGCGATTGCGCCTCCTCCGTGAGCACCTGGACCGCGCGGCGGACGGCAGCGATGACGACGGGTTGGTCGATCCTGACACGGTGGTGCAGGTGCTCGATGAGACCGCGCGGGCGCTCGACGAATGGCACGCGGGTGGCCGTGTGGGCCCGCGACCGCCCGGGCGTCTGCGTGTGCACCAGCCGGAGAGGCTGGGCGTGCTCACGCGACTGTGGGCCGGACCCGCGTACCGCATGATCTACGACCCCGATGGACGGTCGTATCGCGATCGGATCAAGGGCGTGTGGTGAAAGCTCAACTGTCACTTGCGTTTCACTGCCTCTCATTCGGGTGCTGATTCTCAGAGTTCTCTTCGGAACACCGCCGTCAAGTCCTTAGAGTTCGCACATATGTTCGAATCGTGGGTGGGGGTTCGGTTCGCGAGGTGGTTGCCGCGATACGTGCGGCCCACGACGATCTGGCCGCACTGCCCATCGACGCGCTCACCGGGCCCGAACTGCTGGAGGTACTCGACGATCTCGAGACCCTGGCCTGCCAGCTGCCCACCCAGAGCCACCGGCTGCTGGCCCACCTGCAGACCGAGACCACGCCCCAGGCGATGGGCGCGAAGTCCTGGCGCGACGTGCTCGCGATCCGGTGGCGCATCTCCACCCGCGAGGCCAAACGCCGACTCGATGAAGCGGCCGTACTGGGCCCACGTCGCACGGTGACCGGGGCGCCGCTGGATCCGGTGCTGCCCGCCACCGCCCTGGCGGGCGCGCACGGATCGATCACCAGCGAACACGTGCAGGTGATCCGCGACGCGATGGCCGCCATCCCACCCACGGTCGACCCCCTCACGCGCGGCCAAATCGAGGTCGACCTGGTCCGCACCGCCACCGGAGTCGGACCCAAACAACTCAAGGACAATGCCGAGCGCACCATCTTCCTGCTCGACCAGGACGGCCCCGAACCCGACGACACCGAACGCACCCGGCGCCGCGGGCTGTCGGTCGGCCCCCAGCAGTCCGACGGAATGACCGCGATCAGAGGCAACCTCACCCCTGAGGCGTGGGCGATCTACGAGGCGATCTTCGCGAAGTGGGCCGGCCCCGGGATGTGCAATCCCGACGACGACCTTCCGTGTATCGCCGGCACCCCGTCACAGGAGCAGATCGACAGCGATCACCGCAGCCTGGCCCAGCGCCAGCACGACGCGCTGATCGCGGTCGGGCGCAATGTGCTCGAAAGCGGTGTGCTGGGCCAGCACAACGGCCTGCCCACCTCGATCATCATCCGCACCACCCTGCAAGACCTCGAGAGCCGCGCGGGGGTCGGTATCACCGGTGGGGACACCGTGATGCCGATCCGCGACGTGATCCGCCTCGGTGCGCACGCTCACCACAATCTGGCGGTGTTCGACGGGGTCACCGGCTCGGCACTTGACCTGTTCCGCACCCGCCGGGTCGCCTCCCCGGCGCAGCGGATCATGCTGATTGCCCGCGACGGGGGCTGCACCAAACCCGGCTGCCCGGTACCGGCCTACGGCACCCAGGTCCATCACGCGGCCCGCGACTGGGCCGATAACGGCCAGACCAACGTCGACGAGCTCGGCCTGGCCTGCGGGCCCGACAATCGCATGGTCGGCCCCGACGGCTGGAGCACCCGCATCAACGCATGCAACGACGTCGAATGGATCCCACCGCAACACCTCGACACCGGCCAAGCCCGCATCAACGACTACCACCGCCCCGAACGCCTCCACCCGCCCGCCGACAACGACAACGACGAACCGGCGGACAACACCGCCGAAGACACTGGCGCACAATCCAGCTCCGACCCACCCCAACCCGACGCGGCGTAGCCGTAACCGGTCCGCGGGTCACAGGCCGACGAGGCGCCCGCCGCAATCAGGACGTGCGGTAGCGGCGCTCGGGCCGGCCCACGCCGTACTGCAGACGTAGCTCCAGCGCACCCACGCCGAGGTAGTGCTCGAGGTAGCGGCGCGCGCTGACACGCGAGATCCCCACCAGCTCGGCGCATTCGGCTGCGGACACCTCACCGGCCGACCTGACGGCCTCGAGCACCAGCTGGCCCGTCTCGGTGCCCAGGCCCTTGGGCAGCGACTCACCGCCGCGCGCGGGCGCCGAGCCACCGAAGAGCGAGTCGATCAGGGATTGATCGACGCCTGCAGCTGACCGCAACGCGTCGTCGCGGGCAGCGAACGCCTCGAGTTTCGCCTTGAACTGGTCGAATTCGAACGGCTTGATCAGATAGTCGGCGGCGCCGCCGTCCAGTGCGCCGGACACGGTGTCGAGTTCCCTGGCCGCGGTTATCATGATCACCCCGACACGGTCGCCGCGAGAACGCAAGCGTTGCAACACCTCCAGTCCCGTCATATCGGGCAGATGGACGTCGAGCAGGATCAGATCGAGGCTGGACTCCGCGGCATGGGTGAGAGCCTCGGTGCCGGTGCGGGCGACAGCGGAGGCATGAAATCCGTCGACCCGGTCCACGAAACGGCGGTGGATCTCGGCGACCATGAAGTCGTCATCGACCACGAGGACCTCACGCATTGCCGCTACTCCCATCGGGACGGTCCAGTGGCAATCGCACGTCGAAGACTGCGCCGCCGTGTGGTCCGTCCGACACATCGACCGTGCCGCCCAGTTGTGCGCTGACAAGGCGGACCAGCGCGAGCCCGATGCCTCTGCCACCGGGCACATCGGGTTTGGAGGTGACGCCGCGGGCGAATATGGCCTCGCGTAGGTGCTCGGGCACACCGGGTCCGGAGTCGGCGACCGAGATGGTCAGTTCGCCTGCGTCGTCGAGGGCGACGGTGACCACTGCGCGCTCTGATCCCTCCGACACGTCAACCGCGTTGTCGATCAGATTCCCTAGGACCGTGATGACGTCGGTCGCCAGAGCGGGATCCAGTGCGGTGAGGTGGCTGTCATCGTCGAGCACGAGGGCGACTCCACTCTCTGCCGCCAGTGAGGACTTGGCGATCAACAGCGCTGCCACCGCGGGGTCGGCGACGTGGCGTGTCACGGCGTCACTGATCTCGGCACGGCGCCGGGTCAGCGTTCCGACCAGATCGCGCACAGCGTCGTACTCGCCGAGTTGAACGAGCCCCGAGATGGTGTGCAACTGGTTGGCGAATTCGTGGGTCTGCGCGCGAAGGGTGTCGGTAACGCTCTTGTGTGATGACAGCTGGGCCTGCATCGAGGCCAACTCGGTGCTGTCGCGCATCGTTGTGACGGTACCGATCCGCTCGCCGCCGGTGCTGGCCGCCCGCCGATTGAGCGCGAGAACCCTTGTCCGCGTCGTTATCACGACGTCGCGGCCGTCGTCACCGGACAATAGGAACTCGACGACAGCGGGGTCCATCCCGCTCGCGTCAACGTGGCGTCCCACAGCGTCGCCCGTGACACCAAGAAGTCCCTGTGCGCTGTCGTTGAGCAGTGTGATGACGCCATCGGTGTTCACCGCCACGACACCCTCTCGGATGCTGTGCAGCAACGCTTCCCGGTGATCGGCCAACCCGGCGATCTCGGCGACTTCCAGACCCCGCGTGTGGCGCTTGATACGCCGGGACAACAGCCACGAGGCGGCCAGCCCGAGGGCGGCGCCGAGCCCCAGATACACCAGCAGCCGCTCACCGGCTCCGCTGAGCAGTTGCCACACTGACGGATAGGGCTCGCTGACCGAGACCACGGCCAAAACGTCGCCGTCGGTGGACAGGATTGGCACCTGGCCGACCAGCGAGTGCGAACCGTCGACGTCGAGATCGCCCGACCACGCCCGGCCCTCGATCACCCGGCTGTGTTCGAAGCCGTCGCGTTGGCCCACGCGGGAGGGCTCCGACGACGCGCGCACCAGCCCGTCGGGTGCCTGGATCTCGACCAGCCGTGCGCCCGACAGGGCGACGGCGCGATCGACCTCCGGTGCCAGCAGTTGCGCAGCGAACGGATCCGCGTAGCGATCCCGCACGATCGGTGTCGAGGCGAGGTTCTCGGCGACCGCGATCATCCGCTGACCTCGCACGTCGCGGAACTCGCGCGAGGACTGTGCCACTGACACCGCCGCCACCGCGCCGAGCACCACGGCCACCACCAGCAACTGAAACACCAGAAACTGGCCGGCCAGGCTTCGCGCCGTCAGCCGTCGCCCGGTCCATGTACTCCCGGCCCATTTACTCAAAGACCAAAACGTCCTTTGCGTCCGAAAGGGTGACGTGGGTCACTTGGGGGAACAGTATCGATGAACTTCACAATTCGGCGAACGGGGACGATGGTGTCGAGACTTCCACGGTGGGCGACCGGGTGGGGGGCGGGTCTGGCCGCCCTGCTCCTGGTCGTGGTCACCGCAACGGCCTGCGGGGTCACCCGCGGCGATGATCCCGCCGGCCTGCATCGGCTGCGGATGATGGTGCCGAACAGCCCGGGCGGTGGCTACGACCTCACCGCCCGCACCGCGGTGAAGATCATGGAGGACGAGGACATCACCGGTCGCGTCGAGGTGTTCAACGTGCTCGGCGCGGGCGGCACCGTGGCGATGGCCCGGTTGATGAACGAGCGCGGCAATGGCGACCTCATGATGACCATGGGTCTCGGCGTGGTCGGCGCCACCTACACCAACGGGTCGCATATCAAGGCGTCGGACGCGACTGCCATTGCGAAGTTGATCGAGGATCCGGGGGCCATCTTCGTTCCCGCCGACTCGCCGTTCCAGACGGTGACCGACTTCGTCACGGCGTGGAAGGCCGACCCGTCCAAGGTCACCATCGGCGGCGGATCGTCACCCGGGGGCCCCGATCACCTGTTCCCGATGGAATTGGCCAAGGCGGTGGGCGTCGAACCCAAGAGCGTCAACTTCGTCACCTATGACGGTGGTGGTGACCTCTTGACCGCGCTACTCGGCAAGAAGATCACGGTGGGCACGTCGAGCCCCGGCGAACTCATCGACCAAATCGAGGCGGGTCAGCTTCGGGTGCTCGGCGTCTCCAGTGAGGAGCGTGTCGAGGGCATCGACGCGCCGACGCTGAAGGAGTCGGGTATCGACCTGACGTTCGCCAACTGGCGTGGAGTGCTTGCGCCGCCGGAGATCCCGGATAACGCCAAACAGTCGATGGTCAAGGTGCTCGAGGAGATGCATGGCACACAGCAGTGGAAGGACGCCCTGGTGAAGAACGGCTGGACCGACGCATTCATGACGGGTGCGGAATTCGAACAGTTCCTGAAAGACCAGGACAACCGGGTGTCGTCAACGTTGACCGAATTGGGCCTGCTATGAGCGCGACCGACGAACGCTCGCGCGAGGAGCGCAGGCCCGACTATGCGCAATACATCGTCGTCGCCGTGCTGGCGGTCGTCGGCGGGTTCCTGGTCTACAGCGCACTGACGCTGCAGGAGGGCTTCGCCAAGGTGGATCCCGTTGGGCCCAAGTTCTTCCCGATGGTCATCGGTGTCACGGCTCTCGTGCTGGCACTGATCCTGGCCGTCGCGATTCCACGCGGTTCCAAGGGCGAGGCCGACGCCGGTGAGGACATCGATCCGGACATGCCGAGCGACTGGCGCACCGTCAGCCTGCTGGTGGCGCTGTTCATCGCGATGATCCTGCTGGTGAACCCGCTGGGATGGGTCGTCATGAGTTCGATCTTCTTCGCCTGCGCAGCAACGATTCTCGGCAGTAAGCACTATGTCCGCAACATCGTGATCGGGGTGGTCCTGGCGCTGGCCAGCTTCTATGCGTTCTACTCCGGGCTCGGAATCCCGCTGCCCGCAGGCATCTTGGACGGGATTCTGTAATGGACAACTTCGACTGGCTCATGCAGGGCTTCGCCGAGGCCGCAACCCCAATGAACCTGCTGTACGCGGTGATCGGTGTACTACTCGGGACGGCGGTCGGCGTCCTTCCGGGCATCGGGCCCGCGATGACGGTGGCGCTGCTGCTGCCGATCACCTACAACGTCAGCCCAAGCGCTGCGTTCATCATGTTCGCCGGCATCTTCTACGGCGGCATGTACGGCGGCTCGACAACCTCGATCCTGCTGAACACGCCGGGGGAGTCGTCGTCGGTGATCACGGCGATAGAGGGCAACAAGATGGCCAAGGCGGGCCGTGCCGCGCAGGCGTTGGCCACCGCGGCGATCGGCTCGTTCGTGGCGGGCACCATCGGTACCGTCCTACTCGCTGCGTTCGCGCCGGCCATCTCTCGGTTCGCCGTCACCCTCGGCGCGCCGTCCTATCTCGCGATCATGCTCTTCGCGCTGGTGGCGGTCACAGCGGTCCTCGGGTCGTCCAAGCTGCGCGGGGCGATCTCGCTGGTTCTCGGGCTGGCCATCGGCATCGTCGGCATCGACTTCCTCACCGGGCAGCCGCGAGCCACGTTCGGGATTCCGCAGCTGTCCGACGGTATCGACATCGTGGTGATCGCGGTGGCGATCTTCGCTCTCGGCGAGGCGTTGTGGGTCGCGGCGCACCTGCGCCGACGGCCGTCTGACGTCATTCCGGTGGGTCGGCCGTGGATGGGCCGCGATGACTGGAAGCGGTCGTGGAAGCCATGGCTGCGCGGTACCGCATACGGTTTCCCGTTCGGCGCGCTGCCGGCAGGCGGTGCTGAGCTGCCGACATTCCTGAGCTACATCACCGAGAAGAAGCTGTCGAAGCATCCCGAGGAGTTCGGCAAGGGTGCCATCGAGGGTGTCGCCGGTCCGGAGGCCGCGAACAACGCGTCGGCGGCGGGCACGCTGGTGCCGATGCTGTCGCTGGGTCTGCCGACCAACGCCACCGCCGCGGTGATGCTGACGGCCTTCGTCTCGTACGGAATCCAGCCCGGCCCAACGCTGTTCGAGAAGGAGCCGCTGCTCATCTGGACGCTCATCGCCAGCCTGTTCATCGGCAACCTGCTGCTCCTGCTGCTGAACCTGCCCCTGGCGCCGCTGTGGGCCAAGCTGTTGCGGACCCCCCGGCCGTACCTGTACGCGGGCATCCTCTTCTTCGCCACGCTGGGCGCGTTCGCGGTCAACGTGCAACCGCTGGATCTGGCGCTGCTGCTCCTGTTCGGTCTGCTCGGCTTGATGATGCGTCGCTTCGGACTTCCGGTGCTGCCGTTGATCATCGGCGTCATACTCGGACCGCGTATTGAACGCCAACTGCGCCAAAGCCTGCAGCTCGGCGGAGGCGACTGGAGCAGCCTGTTCACCGAGCCGGTCGCGATCGTCACCTACGTCCTGATGGCGGTGCTCCTGATCGTCCCGCTGATACTGCGCCTGCTGCACCGCGATGAGGAGACCCTGCTCGTCGTCGAGGACGACAGGGACCAACGAGAGAAGGCCCAGGCATGATCGTTATCGGCTACACCGCGGACGCCTTCGGCCAGGCCGCGTTGGATCACGGCATCGCCGAGGCCAGATTGCGCGACACCGACGTGTTGGTGATCAACTCGACAGCGGGTGACGCCTATGCCGATCCGGCTTTCGCCCAACCCGATCGGGTGCGCGAGGTCCAGGCCCGTCTCGCGACGTGTGGTGTGCCGTCGCAGTGGTCGCAACCCGTCGGCGTGGACGCCGCGACGGAGCTGTTGACGGCGATGGAGCAGGCTGATTCCGAGTTACTGGTTATCGGGGTGAAACACCGCAATCCGGTCGGCAAGCTGCTGCTCGGCAGCGTGTCGCAGCGGGTGCTGCTGGAGTGCGCCAAACCCGTACTCGCGGTCAAACCAGCCGAGTGATGGACGAGGGCGGAGCAACGCGCCGGGCCTACGAGTCATCGACGTGATGGGCACCCGCCGGAGCCGTTCCGACGGTCACACACACCGCTCCTGAATTGTTTGCCATGGAGATCTCGACATTGATCAATGGCACTGTGCAGCACACTGTGACTGAATCGCAGAATTGACGGGTGCGCAAACGGTGTAACGGCGGCGGGCTTGAGTACGCGTCGGGATCGGTCTAAAGCCCAGGTTGATCGGCGGGAGTGCTGCCGAACGTCAAAATGATGCCGTTGGGCCGAATTTGACCTCGAAGTGATGCCGATGGTCTCGAAGTTCATTGACCACCCACTATGCCGCGTAGCGCACTGCCTCAGGGGCGGCGTGGCTGGCCGCGTGCCTGTAGCTGACACGGGTTAGGGGTAGCGAAGCCGGTTGGTGGTGCCCGGTGATATGCCATTGCGCCCACATGCTGCAGGTTGATCAAGCATCGAAGCATTGCTGCAGCATGCGATCTGCGAACTATTCGCTGGTAGTGGCCGCGCCGTCTCGCATGAATCTGTGCTGAATCTGTGAATTCGGTGCATTCGGGAGTTCCCCTGAATTTGCTGAAAGTGCGCAATCGGAGCTAGAGGCGAATTCACCGCCTTGGGGGCCTGGCAAACGAAATTCAAGATCAAATAACCGTGCAAAAGGTCTCATTGCAAATGAATGGTGATCAAGGTTGCGGTCATGTAACTTTTGCTGATCGACTTGGTTCCTATCTAGGGGGTTGCCATGCAACTAGCTCTCCGTTCACCTCTTTCGGCAGGCATTGCGCTCGTCGGAGCAACAGCGATCGCACTCAGTCCGATATCTGCACCGGCGCCTGATCTGAGTATCAAGGCCGACAGCGTCGCGTCGGTGTACGCGGACTACACGCCGACCAGCCTGGCGACGGCGATCTCCGACCTCGTCGGTGGCGTGGGTCTCGCCGGGCAGCAGGCCATCGCCGGTATCGGCGGGATCGGCAACACGGTGCTCGCCACGGTTGGCGGAGTGGGCAACGTGCTCGGTGCCACTGGCGGCGGCGCGCTGGCGGCCATCGCGTCCAACCCGTTGAATCCGGGGGCGTACCCAGCGGCACTCGCGCTGCTCCTGACGGGTTCGGGCACGGCATTGGGCACGGGGCTGGCGGGTCTCGGTTCCATCGGTGAGCAGGCCATCGCCACGATCGGCAATATCGGCAATACGACGCTGGCAACCATTGGTGCCATCGCCAACAGCCTGGGTGCCGGCGCAGCGGTCGCCGCCCTTTCGGCTCTGGCGCCGGGAGACATCCTCGCTGCCATCGGTGTGCTGGCCGCGGGTGCCGCGACCGCACTCAATGACGCCTTCCTTGGGGCTGGCAGTGTCGGCACGCAACTCGTCGCTGGTATCGGTGGCGCGGGCAACGCGGCACTCGCCGGCTTCGGCGCTGCCGGTGTTGGTCTCATCGGCGGTCTCGGCACAACGGTCAATCAGGCGCTGAATGGCGTTGGTGTTACTGGCAATGCGCTGATTTCGGCGGTCGGAGACTTCGGCAACGCGGCAATTAGCGCCATCGGAAACACCGGTGGCGCCGTGGCAGACACTGTCCTGGGCGCGCTCAGCACCATTCTGTCGAACCCACTGAATCCGGGGAGTTATGCGACGGCGCTGAGCACCCTGGTCACAGGGGCCGGGTCCGCGCTGAATCTGGCCGTACAGGGCGCGGGTGCGGCGGGCAACATCGCCGTGCAGGGACTTGGTGCGGTCGGCGACTCGCTGGTGAGCAACCTCGGACTGGCGGGCAGCACGCTGGTGCAGACTCTCGGCGCTGCGGGCGCCGCGATCATCGGCACCACGGGAGCGGTTGGAAACCTGCTCGGTTCGGCGATCGGAGGCGCCGGTAACACCGCCGTGGCGACGCTCGGCGGCATCGTGGGCACCATCACCACCGCCATCGGCACGGCGCTGGGTCTGATCACCTCACCACCGGCTCCGTTGGCGCCCTTGGCTCGCGGCGCGGAGACGAATGCCGTGTCCGCGACCGCCGTGACACCGGGGGATATCGGGACCGCGGTGACGGTGCTCCTCAGCGGTGTCGGAACGGCGCTCACGCAGGGCATCGTCGGATTCGGCGGCGCAGGTCTGTCTGCCATCACCGGTCTCGGCGCGGCAGGCATCACCACCGTCGCCACGATCGGCGCGATTGGTATTTCTGCCCTCGCAACCGTTGGGGCACTTGGTAACACGGTGATTCAGACCCTGGGTGCGATCGGCAACTCGCTGATCGCAGGCGCAGGGGCCGCTCTTGGCGCCGTCATGAACAATCCGCTGAACCCGGCGAGCTACGTCGCGGCTGTCTCGGCTGTGGTGGCCGGCATCTCGAATGCGGCGAACCTGGGAGTCAAGGGTCTTGGACTCGCGGGGACGAACCTCGTCGCTGGTATCGGCAACACGGGCAACATCGCCGTCAACGGCTTCGGCGACGCAGGCAACCAGGCCATCGCGGGTCTGGGCGCGGCTGGCAACGGGATTGTGAAGACCGTCGGCGATGTCGGTAACACGTTGGAGAACGCGGTCGGTGACGCCGTCGGAGTCATCACCGGTCCGTCTTCCCCGGCGCCGGTTGTCGAGGACCCGTCGACCATCGAGGTTGTCGAGGAGTCGCCGACCGTCGCCCGGGTTGCGTTGGCCCCCGCCGAGGAGACGGTGACCGACACGTCAGTGACCGACGTGAAGGTGACCGACGAGAAGGTGACCGACGAGAAGGGGGCCACCACTGATCCGGCTCCGAAGGACACCGCGGACACCGATGCCAAGGACACGACCACCAAGGACACCGACGACGAGGCTTCGGGTACCAAGGTTTCGAGCACCAAGGGGTCTACGGCGGGAAGCACCGCGAGCAAGGACGGCGGCAAGGTCAAGCCCAAGACCAAGGCGCCGAGCTCGAACAACGCCGGGGGTGGCAGCGGTGCCACGTCGGCAGCCGATGACACGCAGTCGGCGGGTGCGACGAGCGCCTCCACCGGCAGTGAGTCAGGCGGCTCGGGTGGTTCGGCGGGTGGATCCGACGGTGGCGGGTCTGACGCCTAGGAACACGTAGAACGGTGATGGGCCCCCTGGTAAGGGGGCCCATCGTCGTGTCGCGAAGCCAACCCATCTCCTATAGCGCTGCATCGACTGGCGTCAATTAGGGGTTTGGCGTGTGGATCGGGCCGGGTAGTCCGCTGCACATGGTCGATACTCGCGCGGCGGCTGCCGGTGCTCACGACAACGCCTGGTTCGAGTCGGCCGCGCGCAGTGGCTTCGCCGCAAGCGGGATACTGCATCTCCTGGTGGCCTGGATCGTGCTCCGCCTGGCGCTGGGTGACCCGGGAAGTGCTGACCAGTCCGGCGCGCTCGCAGCACTTTCCGCGCAAACCGGTGGCGCCGTCATGTTGTGGCTGGCTGCTGCAGTGTTTGCCGCCCTGGGGCTCTGGCATATCGTCGAGGCAGCCGTCGAAACCAAGGTCAAGGATCGAGCCAAGGCAGGTGCCATCGGGGCGGTGCACGTAGCACTGGCGTTCTCCGCGGCCAAGTTCGCTATGGGCAGTGGAAAATCCAGCGGTGAACAGAACGCCGGACTGAGCGCCCGGATGATGCAGACCGAGTGGGGGAGCGGTGTGCTCGTGTTCATTGCACTCGTGGTGATCGGAGTCGGCGGTTATCACGTGTACAAGGGCGTCACCAGGCGATTCCTGAAGGACCTTGAGGTGTCGGGCGGCTCGGTGATCACTGTGCTGGGCATCGCGGGATACGTCGCCAAGGGAGTGGTGCTCGTTGGCGCAGGACTGCTGGTGATTGTTGCCACGATGACATCGGACCCATCGAAGGCCACCGGCATCGACGCGGCGGTCAAGACGATTGGTGCTGCACCGTTCGGCAAGTTCCTGCTGATCCTCGCCGCGGTGGGCCTCGCCGCGTACGGGGTCTACGGCTTCGTTCGCAGTCGCTACGCGGACATGTAGAACCGAAGCCGCGCGACCTCGCAGTATGTTTCGGCGTCGTTTCGTACACGCTTCTGCGATGAATACCATTGCGCACTCCACGCGCAGAACTGCGTGAGTTGGTGTTGACATCTCGGACACGGCTGCGCAACGGACCCAACATCGCAAACCCGTAAACCTTTGAGCAGACCGCGTCTCTGCTGAAAGGCCAACAATGTCGAGACTGACCCGTAACCGCGATATCGAGCAACCGCGGCGGAGCCGCGATATCGAGCACCCGCGGCGGAGCCGCGATATCGAGCACTGGGATGCCGAGGATGTGGCGGCCTGGGACGCGGGTGGCGACAAGGTCGCCAAGCGAAACCTGATCTGGTCGATCGTCGCCGAGCACGTCGGATTCTCGGTGTGGTCGATCTGGTCGGTCATGGTGCTGTTCATGCCGCAGGACGTCTATGGCGTCGACGCGGCGGGCAAGTTCTACCTCGTCGCCGTGCCGACGCTGGTCGGTGCGTTCATGCGCATCCCCTACACGGTGGCGCCTGCCAAGTTCGGCGGCCGAAACTGGACGATCGTCAGCGCGCTGCTGTTGCTCATCCCGACGGTGCTGGCGCTGTGGGCCATGACGACGCCGGGCACGACCTACACCACGTTCATGGTCGTGGCGGCCTTCGCGGGGTTCGGCGGGGGCAACTTCGCCTCGTCGATGACGAACATCAACGCGTTCTACCCGCAGCGGCTCAAGGGCTGGGCATTGGGTCTCAACGCAGGCGGCGGCAATATCGGTGTCCCGGTGATCCAGCTCGTCGGTCTGCTGGTGATCGCGACGGTGGGCAACACCGCAGCCGAACTGGTCTGCGCGATCTACCTGGTGCTGATCGGGGTGGCCGCGTTGGGCGCCGCACTGTTCATGGACAACCTGCAGAACCAGAGGTCCAACCTCGGCGCCCTCGTCGAAGCTTTGCGCTACAAGCACTCCTGGGTGATGAGCTTCCTCTACATCGGCACGTTCGGTTCGTTCATCGGCTTCTCGTTCGCGTTCGGCCAGGTTCTTCAGATCAACTTCCTCGCCGGTGGCGACACC from Mycolicibacterium sp. YH-1 harbors:
- a CDS encoding tripartite tricarboxylate transporter TctB family protein, translated to MSATDERSREERRPDYAQYIVVAVLAVVGGFLVYSALTLQEGFAKVDPVGPKFFPMVIGVTALVLALILAVAIPRGSKGEADAGEDIDPDMPSDWRTVSLLVALFIAMILLVNPLGWVVMSSIFFACAATILGSKHYVRNIVIGVVLALASFYAFYSGLGIPLPAGILDGIL
- a CDS encoding tripartite tricarboxylate transporter permease, whose product is MDNFDWLMQGFAEAATPMNLLYAVIGVLLGTAVGVLPGIGPAMTVALLLPITYNVSPSAAFIMFAGIFYGGMYGGSTTSILLNTPGESSSVITAIEGNKMAKAGRAAQALATAAIGSFVAGTIGTVLLAAFAPAISRFAVTLGAPSYLAIMLFALVAVTAVLGSSKLRGAISLVLGLAIGIVGIDFLTGQPRATFGIPQLSDGIDIVVIAVAIFALGEALWVAAHLRRRPSDVIPVGRPWMGRDDWKRSWKPWLRGTAYGFPFGALPAGGAELPTFLSYITEKKLSKHPEEFGKGAIEGVAGPEAANNASAAGTLVPMLSLGLPTNATAAVMLTAFVSYGIQPGPTLFEKEPLLIWTLIASLFIGNLLLLLLNLPLAPLWAKLLRTPRPYLYAGILFFATLGAFAVNVQPLDLALLLLFGLLGLMMRRFGLPVLPLIIGVILGPRIERQLRQSLQLGGGDWSSLFTEPVAIVTYVLMAVLLIVPLILRLLHRDEETLLVVEDDRDQREKAQA
- a CDS encoding universal stress protein, with the translated sequence MIVIGYTADAFGQAALDHGIAEARLRDTDVLVINSTAGDAYADPAFAQPDRVREVQARLATCGVPSQWSQPVGVDAATELLTAMEQADSELLVIGVKHRNPVGKLLLGSVSQRVLLECAKPVLAVKPAE
- a CDS encoding DUF1206 domain-containing protein, coding for MVDTRAAAAGAHDNAWFESAARSGFAASGILHLLVAWIVLRLALGDPGSADQSGALAALSAQTGGAVMLWLAAAVFAALGLWHIVEAAVETKVKDRAKAGAIGAVHVALAFSAAKFAMGSGKSSGEQNAGLSARMMQTEWGSGVLVFIALVVIGVGGYHVYKGVTRRFLKDLEVSGGSVITVLGIAGYVAKGVVLVGAGLLVIVATMTSDPSKATGIDAAVKTIGAAPFGKFLLILAAVGLAAYGVYGFVRSRYADM
- a CDS encoding NarK/NasA family nitrate transporter; this translates as MSRLTRNRDIEQPRRSRDIEHPRRSRDIEHWDAEDVAAWDAGGDKVAKRNLIWSIVAEHVGFSVWSIWSVMVLFMPQDVYGVDAAGKFYLVAVPTLVGAFMRIPYTVAPAKFGGRNWTIVSALLLLIPTVLALWAMTTPGTTYTTFMVVAAFAGFGGGNFASSMTNINAFYPQRLKGWALGLNAGGGNIGVPVIQLVGLLVIATVGNTAAELVCAIYLVLIGVAALGAALFMDNLQNQRSNLGALVEALRYKHSWVMSFLYIGTFGSFIGFSFAFGQVLQINFLAGGDTPAQAALHAASISFIGPLLGSISRPFGGKLADRIGGGKITLYTFVAMIFAAGILVVTGMIDDGMTGAVTNSQMTGYVVGFIVLFVLSGIGNGSTYKMIPSIFEAKAADKDGWTPDDKATWSRSMSGALIGFAGAVGALGGVFINVALRLSYVGSAKSATNAFWVFLAFYVICAVVTWFVFQRMQSVRAVSEEPVGRAPAPVAAG